The following are encoded together in the Astyanax mexicanus isolate ESR-SI-001 chromosome 8, AstMex3_surface, whole genome shotgun sequence genome:
- the puf60b gene encoding poly(U)-binding-splicing factor PUF60-B isoform X1, translating into MENGQGMGSKLGLPPLTPEQQEALQRAKKYAMEQSIKSVLVKQTIAHQQQQLTNLQMAAVTMGFGDPLSPLQSVAAQRQRALAIMCRVYVGSIYYELGEDTIRQAFAPFGPIKSIDMSWDSVTMKHKGFAFVEYEVPEAAQLALEQMNSVMLGGRNIKVGRPGNIGQAQPIIDQLAEEARAYNRIYVASVHPDLSDDDIKSVFEAFGKIKSCMLAREPTTGKHKGYCFIEYDKPQSAVDAVSSMNLFDLGGQYLRVGKAVTPPMPLLTPTTPGGLPPAAAVAAAAATAKITAQEALVTPAQLLSQQMGLPQAVLAAQAPGLITGVTPVRPTLPMVPQVGLVNPVLASPPVTSSTSTGTPTTTTQQPPAEPKKETEEKKREENAAWVDGLGKESANEQQPVGGSGSKNAAALSGSTVMVLRNMVGPEDIDDDLEGEVTEECGKFGAVNRVIIYQERQGEEDDAEIIVKIFVEFSDSEEMNKAIQALNNRWFAGRKVVAEVYDQQRFNNSDLSA; encoded by the exons ATGGAGAATGGTCAAGGCATGGGCTCCAAGCTGGGCCTGCCGCCCCTCACTCCGGAGCAGCAGGAAGCACTGCAGAGG gCAAAGAAATATGCCATGGAGCAGAGCATTAAGAGTGTCCTGGTCAAACAGACAATAGcccaccaacagcagcagctaacaaACCTACAG ATGGCAGCAGTGACTATGGGCTTTGGAGATCCTCTCTCACCTTTACAATCG GTGGCAGCACAGAGGCAGCGAGCTCTGGCAATCATGTGTCGAGTCTATGTGGGGTCCATCTATTACGAACTTGGCGAGGACACCATTCGGCAGGCCTTTGCTCCGTTCGGTCCCATCAAGAGCATTGACATGTCCTGGGACTCTGTCACCATGAAGCACAAG GGCTTTGCCTTTGTGGAGTATGAGGTGCCCGAAGCTGCTCAGCTGGCCCTGGAGCAAATGAACTCAGTCATGCTGGGTGGGAGGAACATCAAG GTGGGGCGGCCAGGTAACATCGGACAGGCACAACCCATCATCGACCAATTGGCAGAGGAGGCGCGCGCATACAACCGCATCTATGTAGCCTCAGTGCACCCGGACCTGTCTGATGACGACATCAAGAGCGTCTTCGAGGCCTTCGGGAAGATTAAAAGCTGCATGCTGGCCCGAGAGCCCACCACAGGAAAGCACAAGGGCTACTGCTTTATCG AATACGACAAGCCTCAGTCAGCGGTTGATGCAGTGTCCTCCATGAACCTTTTTGATCTTGGAGGTCAGTACCTGAGGGTTGGGAAGGCTGTGACTCCTCCAATGCCCCTGTTAACCCCCACAACACCTGGAGGTTTGCCTCCTGCTGCAGCTGTTGCGGCTGCAGCTGCCACCGCTAAAATCACAGCTCAG GAGGCATTGGTGACTCCCGCCCAGCTCCTCAGCCAGCAAATGGGCCTTCCTCAGGCAGTACTGGCGGCCCAGGCCCCGGGCTTAATTACAG GTGTGACACCTGTTCGACCAACCTTGCCCATGGTTCCTCAGGTAGGCCTGGTAAACCCTGTGCTGGCCTCACCACCGGTCACATCCAGCACATCCACAGGGACACCAACAACCACCACACAACAGCCACCTGCTGAGCCTAAAAAGGAAACTGAAGAGAAGAAGCGGGAGGAGAATGCTGCCTGGGTTGATGGTCTGGGAAAGGAGAGCGCAAATGAACAACAGCCAGTTGGAGGAAGTGGAAGCAAAAATGCAGCCGCACTATCTGGG TCCACAGTAATGGTGTTGCGCAACATGGTGGGACCTGAGGACATCGACGATGACCTGGAGGGGGAAGTGACGGAGGAATGCGGAAAATTTGGCGCTGTGAACCGAGTCATCATCTACCAGGAACGACAGGGGGAAGAGGATGATGCCGAGATCATCGTGAAGATATTTGTGGAGTTCTCCGACAGTGAAGAAATGAACAAGGCCATTCAGGCCCTTAACAACCGGTGGTTTGCAGGCCGTAAAGTTGTGGCCGAGGTCTACGATCAGCAGCGGTTCAATAATAGTGACCTCTCTGCATAG
- the LOC103038528 gene encoding neuropilin and tolloid-like protein 1, with amino-acid sequence MLPPPALQPLLVLAAFIKLGFFGAPSGPKKAQVTNNSGVTPEGLCGAWVKEPDGGYFTSPNYPEKYPPDRECTYIIEASPRQCIDLYFDEKYSIEPSWECKFDHIEVRDGPFSFSPIIGRYCGQQSPMYVRSSGRYLWIKFVADSELEATGFSARYNFTQDPDFKDIKTPLSLPVCEFEMSGPEGIVESVMVSKEGRAQQTEAVDCRWFIRAPPGAKIYLRFLEYEMQNSNECKRNFVAVYDGSSSVEHLKNKFCSTVANDVMLLTSVGVIRMWADEGSRKSRFRILFTTFHAPPCEGDTFFCHSNMCINHTLVCNGIQNCVYPWDENGCKEKRKATILEHLDHTNVTIIGITCGVVIILMTVSIIIQIKQPRKKYIVRRDDFDPALLHEAFEPPQYELCALRQAASAEGEALPEDFPKLQRSSSKCVHGHHCGSQASSVRGSRTDLSLRDAAAILSEMQAVTPQPPLLQHHTLPGSRRNIVVMKHSYSQDGAEVCDLDDDLEDGPTTSHGYGHGRMGMERTVQRSVSNDF; translated from the exons ATGCTTCCCCCGCCAGCACTCCAGCCTCTTCTGG ttCTTGCAGCTTTCATCAAACTGGGTTTTTTTGGAGCGCCTTCAGGTCCAAAGAAGGCTCAAG taaCTAACAACTCAGGAGTGACACCCGAAGGTCTGTGCGGTGCCTGGGTTAAAGAACCAGATGGAGGGTATTTCACATCCCCTAACTATCCTGAGAAGTATCCCCCTGATAGAGAATGCACATACATAATagaag CTTCACCCAGACAGTGCATTGACCTGTACTTTGATGAAAAGTACTCCATAGAGCCGTCGTGGGAGTGCAAGTTTGACCATATTGAAGTCAGAGACGGCCCGTTCAGCTTTTCTCCCATCATCGGCCGGTACTGCGGACAGCAGAGCCCCATGTATGTCCGGTCCAGTGGCCGATACCTTTGGATTAAGTTTGTGGCGGACAGTGAACTGGAGGCCACTGGGTTTTCTGCAAGATACAATTTCACTCAAG ATCCTGATTTCAAAGATATTAAGACCCCTCTGTCGCTGCCAG tgtgtgagTTTGAAATGAGTGGTCCTGAGGGCATTGTGGAGTCTGTGATGGTGTCAAAAGAGGGCAGGGCTCAGCAGACAGAGGCTGTGGACTGCAGGTGGTTCATCCGGGCGCCACCTGGTGCAAAG ATCTACTTGCGCTTCCTGGAGTATGAGATGCAGAACTCGAATGAATGCAAGCGCAACTTTGTGGCAGTCTATGATGGCAGCAGCTCGGTGGAGCACCTAAAGAATAAGTTCTGCAGCACTGTCGCCAATGACGTCATGTTGCTTACCTCAGTGGGTGTCATCCGCATGTGGGCTGATGAAGGCAGCCGCAAAAGTCGCTTCCGCATCCTTTTTACCACCTTCCATGCCC CACCATGTGAGGGAGATACATTTTTCTGCCACAGCAACATGTGCATTAACCACACGCTGGTGTGCAATGGTATCCAGAACTGTGTCTACCCATGGGATGAGAATGGATGCAAAG AAAAAAGGAAAGCCACGATCTTGGAACACCTGGACCACACTAATGTGACCATAATCGGGATCACCTGTGGAGTGGTGATCATTCTGATGACAGTGTCAATCATTATCCAGATCAAGCAGCCACGCAAGAAGTACATTGTGAGGCGCGACGACTTTGACCCCGCCCTCCTTCATGAGGCCTTCGAGCCACCCCAATATGAGCTGTGTGCGCTGCGACAGGCAGCATCGGCCGAGGGTGAGGCCCTACCTGAGGATTTCCCCAAGCTGCAGCGTTCCTCCTCTAAGTGTGTCCACGGGCACCACTGCGGCTCACAGGCGTCCAGTGTGCGGGGGAGCCGCACTGACCTGAGCCTGCGGGATGCTGCCGCCATCCTCTCCGAGATGCAGGCAGTAACGCCACAGCCTCCACTCCTTCAGCATCACACCCTTCCTGGCAGCCGCAGGAACATCGTGGTCATGAAGCACAGCTACTCTCAGGACGGCGCTGAGGTGTGCGACCTGGACGACGACCTGGAGGATGGGCCCACCACCAGCCACGGTTATGGCCATGGGAGAATGGGCATGGAGAGAACTGTGCAAAGATCAGTGTCTAATGACTTCTGA
- the puf60b gene encoding poly(U)-binding-splicing factor PUF60-B isoform X2 codes for MENGQGMGSKLGLPPLTPEQQEALQRAKKYAMEQSIKSVLVKQTIAHQQQQLTNLQVAAQRQRALAIMCRVYVGSIYYELGEDTIRQAFAPFGPIKSIDMSWDSVTMKHKGFAFVEYEVPEAAQLALEQMNSVMLGGRNIKVGRPGNIGQAQPIIDQLAEEARAYNRIYVASVHPDLSDDDIKSVFEAFGKIKSCMLAREPTTGKHKGYCFIEYDKPQSAVDAVSSMNLFDLGGQYLRVGKAVTPPMPLLTPTTPGGLPPAAAVAAAAATAKITAQEALVTPAQLLSQQMGLPQAVLAAQAPGLITGVTPVRPTLPMVPQVGLVNPVLASPPVTSSTSTGTPTTTTQQPPAEPKKETEEKKREENAAWVDGLGKESANEQQPVGGSGSKNAAALSGSTVMVLRNMVGPEDIDDDLEGEVTEECGKFGAVNRVIIYQERQGEEDDAEIIVKIFVEFSDSEEMNKAIQALNNRWFAGRKVVAEVYDQQRFNNSDLSA; via the exons ATGGAGAATGGTCAAGGCATGGGCTCCAAGCTGGGCCTGCCGCCCCTCACTCCGGAGCAGCAGGAAGCACTGCAGAGG gCAAAGAAATATGCCATGGAGCAGAGCATTAAGAGTGTCCTGGTCAAACAGACAATAGcccaccaacagcagcagctaacaaACCTACAG GTGGCAGCACAGAGGCAGCGAGCTCTGGCAATCATGTGTCGAGTCTATGTGGGGTCCATCTATTACGAACTTGGCGAGGACACCATTCGGCAGGCCTTTGCTCCGTTCGGTCCCATCAAGAGCATTGACATGTCCTGGGACTCTGTCACCATGAAGCACAAG GGCTTTGCCTTTGTGGAGTATGAGGTGCCCGAAGCTGCTCAGCTGGCCCTGGAGCAAATGAACTCAGTCATGCTGGGTGGGAGGAACATCAAG GTGGGGCGGCCAGGTAACATCGGACAGGCACAACCCATCATCGACCAATTGGCAGAGGAGGCGCGCGCATACAACCGCATCTATGTAGCCTCAGTGCACCCGGACCTGTCTGATGACGACATCAAGAGCGTCTTCGAGGCCTTCGGGAAGATTAAAAGCTGCATGCTGGCCCGAGAGCCCACCACAGGAAAGCACAAGGGCTACTGCTTTATCG AATACGACAAGCCTCAGTCAGCGGTTGATGCAGTGTCCTCCATGAACCTTTTTGATCTTGGAGGTCAGTACCTGAGGGTTGGGAAGGCTGTGACTCCTCCAATGCCCCTGTTAACCCCCACAACACCTGGAGGTTTGCCTCCTGCTGCAGCTGTTGCGGCTGCAGCTGCCACCGCTAAAATCACAGCTCAG GAGGCATTGGTGACTCCCGCCCAGCTCCTCAGCCAGCAAATGGGCCTTCCTCAGGCAGTACTGGCGGCCCAGGCCCCGGGCTTAATTACAG GTGTGACACCTGTTCGACCAACCTTGCCCATGGTTCCTCAGGTAGGCCTGGTAAACCCTGTGCTGGCCTCACCACCGGTCACATCCAGCACATCCACAGGGACACCAACAACCACCACACAACAGCCACCTGCTGAGCCTAAAAAGGAAACTGAAGAGAAGAAGCGGGAGGAGAATGCTGCCTGGGTTGATGGTCTGGGAAAGGAGAGCGCAAATGAACAACAGCCAGTTGGAGGAAGTGGAAGCAAAAATGCAGCCGCACTATCTGGG TCCACAGTAATGGTGTTGCGCAACATGGTGGGACCTGAGGACATCGACGATGACCTGGAGGGGGAAGTGACGGAGGAATGCGGAAAATTTGGCGCTGTGAACCGAGTCATCATCTACCAGGAACGACAGGGGGAAGAGGATGATGCCGAGATCATCGTGAAGATATTTGTGGAGTTCTCCGACAGTGAAGAAATGAACAAGGCCATTCAGGCCCTTAACAACCGGTGGTTTGCAGGCCGTAAAGTTGTGGCCGAGGTCTACGATCAGCAGCGGTTCAATAATAGTGACCTCTCTGCATAG
- the puf60b gene encoding poly(U)-binding-splicing factor PUF60-B isoform X3 has protein sequence MCRVYVGSIYYELGEDTIRQAFAPFGPIKSIDMSWDSVTMKHKGFAFVEYEVPEAAQLALEQMNSVMLGGRNIKVGRPGNIGQAQPIIDQLAEEARAYNRIYVASVHPDLSDDDIKSVFEAFGKIKSCMLAREPTTGKHKGYCFIEYDKPQSAVDAVSSMNLFDLGGQYLRVGKAVTPPMPLLTPTTPGGLPPAAAVAAAAATAKITAQEALVTPAQLLSQQMGLPQAVLAAQAPGLITGVTPVRPTLPMVPQVGLVNPVLASPPVTSSTSTGTPTTTTQQPPAEPKKETEEKKREENAAWVDGLGKESANEQQPVGGSGSKNAAALSGSTVMVLRNMVGPEDIDDDLEGEVTEECGKFGAVNRVIIYQERQGEEDDAEIIVKIFVEFSDSEEMNKAIQALNNRWFAGRKVVAEVYDQQRFNNSDLSA, from the exons ATGTGTCGAGTCTATGTGGGGTCCATCTATTACGAACTTGGCGAGGACACCATTCGGCAGGCCTTTGCTCCGTTCGGTCCCATCAAGAGCATTGACATGTCCTGGGACTCTGTCACCATGAAGCACAAG GGCTTTGCCTTTGTGGAGTATGAGGTGCCCGAAGCTGCTCAGCTGGCCCTGGAGCAAATGAACTCAGTCATGCTGGGTGGGAGGAACATCAAG GTGGGGCGGCCAGGTAACATCGGACAGGCACAACCCATCATCGACCAATTGGCAGAGGAGGCGCGCGCATACAACCGCATCTATGTAGCCTCAGTGCACCCGGACCTGTCTGATGACGACATCAAGAGCGTCTTCGAGGCCTTCGGGAAGATTAAAAGCTGCATGCTGGCCCGAGAGCCCACCACAGGAAAGCACAAGGGCTACTGCTTTATCG AATACGACAAGCCTCAGTCAGCGGTTGATGCAGTGTCCTCCATGAACCTTTTTGATCTTGGAGGTCAGTACCTGAGGGTTGGGAAGGCTGTGACTCCTCCAATGCCCCTGTTAACCCCCACAACACCTGGAGGTTTGCCTCCTGCTGCAGCTGTTGCGGCTGCAGCTGCCACCGCTAAAATCACAGCTCAG GAGGCATTGGTGACTCCCGCCCAGCTCCTCAGCCAGCAAATGGGCCTTCCTCAGGCAGTACTGGCGGCCCAGGCCCCGGGCTTAATTACAG GTGTGACACCTGTTCGACCAACCTTGCCCATGGTTCCTCAGGTAGGCCTGGTAAACCCTGTGCTGGCCTCACCACCGGTCACATCCAGCACATCCACAGGGACACCAACAACCACCACACAACAGCCACCTGCTGAGCCTAAAAAGGAAACTGAAGAGAAGAAGCGGGAGGAGAATGCTGCCTGGGTTGATGGTCTGGGAAAGGAGAGCGCAAATGAACAACAGCCAGTTGGAGGAAGTGGAAGCAAAAATGCAGCCGCACTATCTGGG TCCACAGTAATGGTGTTGCGCAACATGGTGGGACCTGAGGACATCGACGATGACCTGGAGGGGGAAGTGACGGAGGAATGCGGAAAATTTGGCGCTGTGAACCGAGTCATCATCTACCAGGAACGACAGGGGGAAGAGGATGATGCCGAGATCATCGTGAAGATATTTGTGGAGTTCTCCGACAGTGAAGAAATGAACAAGGCCATTCAGGCCCTTAACAACCGGTGGTTTGCAGGCCGTAAAGTTGTGGCCGAGGTCTACGATCAGCAGCGGTTCAATAATAGTGACCTCTCTGCATAG